The genomic window CTGGGCCGCCTGCACTTCGGCGCGGCCGAGCGCGAGGTGGGCGGCGCAGGCGACCACCACCCAGGCGAGGCCGCCGCTGTGGGTGTAGGCGTGCCCGGCAGTGTGCAGCTGCTGCTGATCGGTGCCGCAGTAGAGGCAGGCGTCGGCGTGCAGCTGCTCACCACTGACCAGCAACTGCTGGGCGGGGCCGTCGATCGGGTGGTAGTCGATCGCGATCGGCGGCCGGGCGGCGGTGAGCTGGTGCGGTGTCAGGTCCGAGGTCATCGGTTCAGCTCCAGGGTGAGATCTCCAGTGTTCTGGGCGGATCGACCTCGGTCACCCTGTGTGGCCGCTCGACTCCGCCCATGTGCTCAGACTGGCCCCGCTGGGCCGCCCGCGCACCCCGGATGGCCAGATTGGCCGCCCTGTGCGACCCACGGGGCGAACGGGGCCCACCTCACCCGGCACAACCGTTCCGCTGGCGAACGATTTCCTCCCTGATACCGTTCCTGCCATGAATGCCGCTGCCCGGGCGCCACTGACCGCCACCACCACCTACCGGCTCGGCCTTCTCGGCGCGCTCGCCCACGCCCGCTTCACCGAGCGGATCGGCTCGCTCGGCCTCAAGCCCAAGGACGTCGCCCTGCTCGGCCTGCTCCACTCCGAGGGCCCCACGACCCAGCTGGCGGTGGCCCGGCGCCTGGCCGTGGCCCCCAGCCTGGTGGTCACGGTGGCCGACCGGCTCGAGGCACTGGGCGCCGTGCGCCGCCTGCGCGACCAGAGCGACCGGCGCCGTCAGCAGCTCGTCCTCACCGACACCGGCCAGGAGCTGCTGACCCGCTGCACCGCCATCGCCCGGGAGCTGGACGAGGAGCTGACCGCCGGCCTGGACCCGGCCGCCCGCCAGGCCCTGGACGCGGCTCTCGCCACCCTCACCACCACGCTCGGGCTGATGAACTGACGGCCCGTCGAGTCCCGCGCCACCACCGGGCCCCGGCGGCCGCAGGGCGCGCGGCGGGTGCGAGAGTGTCCGGCATGCCGATGATCTCGCTGCCCCACCAGCTGTCCCGGACCCGTGGTTTCACCCTCGGCGCCGTCGATCAGGCCACCGTGACCCCCGACGGCGCCACCGTGCTCTTCCTGCGCAGCCGGGCCGGGGACGACCCGGTCAACTGCCTGTGGGCGTTGGACCTCGACAGCGGGCACGAGCGCCTGCTGGTCGACCCCGCCGAGCTGCTGGGCGGAGCCGCCGAGCAGCTGTCGGACGAGGAGCGGACCCGCCGCGAGCGCAGCCGCCGGCTGACCCGCGGCATCGCCTCCTACACCACCGACGCGGCGGCCGAGCTCGCCGTCTTCGCCCTCTCCGGCAGCCTGTGGACGGTGGACACCGGCACCGGCGCCGCCCGCCGGCTGCCCGCCGAGGGCGCGGTGGTCGACCCCCGTCCCGACCCCACCGGGCGCCGGATCGCCTACCTGAGCGGCGCCACCCTGCGCGTGATCGCCGCCGACGGCACCGGGGACCGGGCGCTGGCCGCCCCCGACGGCCCGCAGGTGACCTTCGGCGCCCCCGAGCACGTCGCCGCCGAGTCGATGCACCGCGACCGCGGCTACTGGTGGGCCCCCGACGGCGAGCGGCTGCTGGTCGCCCGGGTCGACGAGTCCGAGGTGCAGGTCTGGTACATCGCCGACCCGGCCAACCCGGACCGCCCGCCGCGCGCCATGCGCTACCCGGCGGCCGGCAGCCGCAACGCCGAGGTCACCCTCTGGCTCACCGAGCTGGACGGCACCCGGCGCGAGGTCCCCTGGGACCGGACCGCCTTCGAGTACCTGCCGGCCGCCGGCTGGGACCGGCACGGCCCCTTCGCCGCCGTGCAGAGCCGTGACCAGCGCACCGTGCGGGTGCTGGCCATCGACCCCGCCGACGGTTCCACCACCGTGCTGCACGAGCAGCGCGACGACCACTGGGTCCAGCTGGTGGCCGGCCTGCCCGCGCGCACCGCCGGCGGCGCGCTGCTCGGGCACCTCGACGAGGGGGACACCCGGCGCCTGACGGTGGCCGGCACCCCGGTCACCGAGCCCGGCCTCCAGCTGCGCGCAGTGCTCGGCACCGACGGCGAGACGGTGCTCTTCACCGGCGGCAGCGAACCGACCGAGATCCACCTGTGGTCCTACCACCCGGAGCGCGGCACCGAGCGGC from Kitasatospora sp. NBC_01250 includes these protein-coding regions:
- a CDS encoding MarR family winged helix-turn-helix transcriptional regulator, which produces MNAAARAPLTATTTYRLGLLGALAHARFTERIGSLGLKPKDVALLGLLHSEGPTTQLAVARRLAVAPSLVVTVADRLEALGAVRRLRDQSDRRRQQLVLTDTGQELLTRCTAIARELDEELTAGLDPAARQALDAALATLTTTLGLMN
- a CDS encoding S9 family peptidase; the encoded protein is MPMISLPHQLSRTRGFTLGAVDQATVTPDGATVLFLRSRAGDDPVNCLWALDLDSGHERLLVDPAELLGGAAEQLSDEERTRRERSRRLTRGIASYTTDAAAELAVFALSGSLWTVDTGTGAARRLPAEGAVVDPRPDPTGRRIAYLSGATLRVIAADGTGDRALAAPDGPQVTFGAPEHVAAESMHRDRGYWWAPDGERLLVARVDESEVQVWYIADPANPDRPPRAMRYPAAGSRNAEVTLWLTELDGTRREVPWDRTAFEYLPAAGWDRHGPFAAVQSRDQRTVRVLAIDPADGSTTVLHEQRDDHWVQLVAGLPARTAGGALLGHLDEGDTRRLTVAGTPVTEPGLQLRAVLGTDGETVLFTGGSEPTEIHLWSYHPERGTERLTTEPGVHTGRLSGGTLVHTARTLDQAGPRTTVRRPGRPAVPIAAFVETPVLTLRVIPAAVGPRELRTMLYLPSWHRPGDPALPVLLDPYAGPAGQKVLAQQAGHTLASQWFAEQGFAVLVTDGAGVGGHGPAWEREIHGDTFGRVLDDQVDALHEVDRQHPGLLDLGRVGIRGWSFSGGLAALAVLRRPDVFHAAVAGAPVGDQSLYDTHWRERFLGDPAEHPERYEACSPLAEAPNLSRPLLLIHGLADDNVFVANTLRLSTALLAAGRPHEVLPLSGVSHSGLASPLYPQLLGHQLEFLQRHLGLG